A portion of the Pithys albifrons albifrons isolate INPA30051 chromosome 1, PitAlb_v1, whole genome shotgun sequence genome contains these proteins:
- the TSPAN9 gene encoding tetraspanin-9 isoform X2 codes for MARGCLCCLKYMMFLFNLIFWLCGCGLLGVGIWLSVSQGNFATFSPSFPSLSAANLVIAIGTVIMVTGFLGCLGAIKENKCLLLSFFIVLLVILLAELILLILFFVYMDKVSESAKKDLKEGMKLYNSENNVGLKNAWNIIQAEMKCCGVNDFTDWYPVLGENTVPDRCCTENSQDCGRNSTELVWKTGCYERVMSWFDDNKHVLGSIGMCILIMQILGMAFSMTLFQQIHRTGKKYDA; via the exons TTATGTGGCTGTGGTCTGCTGGGTGTGGGCATCTGGCTGTCAGTCTCTCAAGGAAACTTCGCCACATTTTCTCCCAGCTTTCCATCACTTTCAGCTGCCAACCTAGTCATTGCCATTGGCACAGTGATCATGGTGACCGGCTTTCTGGGCTGTCTAGGTGCTATCAAAGAAAACAAGTGCCTCTTGTTGAGC TTTTTCATCGTTTTGCTGGTaattctcctggcagagctgataTTActcattttgttctttgtttatATGGACAAG GTCAGTGAGAGTGCAAAGAAGGATTTGAAGGAAGGTATGAAGCTATACAACTCAGAAAATAATGTTGGACTGAAAAATGCATGGAATATCATTCAAGCAGAG ATGAAATGCTGTGGTGTGAACGACTTTACAGATTGGTACCCAGTCCTGGGAGAAAACACCGTTCCAGACCGATGTTGTACAGAAAACTCCCAAGACTGTGGACGGAACTCTACTGAATTAGTGTGGAAAACG GGATGTTATGAGAGAGTTATGTCCTGGTTTGATGACAATAAGCATGTCCTTGGTTCTATTGGGATGTGCATCCTCATAATGCAG attCTTGGCATGGCCTTCTCCATGACACTCTTCCAGCAGATTCACAGGACTGGCAAAAAATATGATGCCTAA